In Simplicispira sp. 125, one DNA window encodes the following:
- the rpsU gene encoding 30S ribosomal protein S21, giving the protein MTTIRVKENEPFDVALRRFKRTIEKLGLLTDLRAREFYEKPTAERKRKKAAAVKRNYKRIRSMQLPKKMY; this is encoded by the coding sequence ATGACCACCATCCGTGTAAAAGAGAACGAGCCCTTTGACGTTGCCCTGCGCCGTTTCAAGCGCACCATCGAAAAGCTGGGCCTGCTGACCGACCTGCGTGCCCGCGAGTTCTACGAAAAGCCCACCGCCGAGCGCAAGCGCAAGAAGGCAGCCGCCGTCAAGCGCAACTACAAGCGTATCCGCAGCATGCAGCTGCCCAAGAAGATGTACTGA
- a CDS encoding GatB/YqeY domain-containing protein produces the protein MSLKDQITEDMKTAMRAKDSERLLTIRGLLAACKQKEVDERVVLDDAAVVAIVDKLVKQRKDSIAAFEGAGRQDLADKEKAEMAVLQGYLPERMSAEETAAAVQAIVIELGAKGQGDMGKVMGVVKTRLAGKADMGQVSAAVKAALAGLSAN, from the coding sequence ATGAGCCTCAAGGACCAGATCACCGAAGACATGAAAACCGCCATGCGCGCCAAGGACAGTGAGCGCCTGCTGACCATCCGGGGCCTGCTGGCCGCCTGCAAGCAAAAAGAGGTGGACGAGCGCGTGGTACTCGACGATGCGGCCGTGGTCGCCATCGTCGACAAGCTCGTCAAGCAGCGCAAGGACTCGATCGCTGCCTTCGAGGGCGCGGGCCGCCAGGACCTGGCCGACAAGGAAAAAGCCGAAATGGCGGTGTTGCAGGGCTACCTGCCCGAGCGCATGTCGGCCGAGGAAACCGCCGCAGCGGTGCAAGCCATCGTGATCGAGCTGGGCGCCAAGGGCCAGGGCGATATGGGCAAGGTCATGGGCGTGGTCAAAACCCGCCTGGCGGGCAAGGCCGATATGGGCCAGGTGTCTGCCGCTGTGAAAGCCGCGCTGGCGGGCTTGAGCGCCAACTGA
- the nirD gene encoding nitrite reductase small subunit NirD — translation MTTWKPICRVDDIPVLGARRVQRAQGLEVAVFRTEAGEIFALLDRCPHKGGQLSQGIVFGHSVACPLHNWTIGLCDGQAAAPDEGCTPKFQVKVEDGQVFLDADELAHHATTETRPLAGPCQRSATTATTA, via the coding sequence ATGACCACATGGAAACCCATTTGCCGCGTAGACGACATCCCTGTGCTGGGCGCACGCCGCGTTCAGCGCGCCCAGGGCCTGGAGGTGGCCGTGTTCCGGACCGAGGCGGGCGAGATCTTCGCCCTGCTCGACCGCTGCCCGCACAAGGGCGGGCAACTGTCGCAGGGCATCGTGTTCGGCCACAGCGTGGCCTGCCCGCTGCACAACTGGACCATCGGCCTGTGCGACGGCCAGGCCGCAGCGCCCGACGAGGGCTGCACGCCGAAGTTCCAGGTCAAGGTGGAGGACGGCCAGGTGTTCCTGGACGCCGACGAACTGGCGCACCACGCCACCACCGAGACGCGCCCTCTCGCCGGGCCCTGCCAGCGCAGCGCCACTACAGCCACCACGGCGTAA
- the ybiB gene encoding DNA-binding protein YbiB, with product MGISQYLKVIGRGKVGARNLPRDQATDLMGQVLDGTASDLEVGAFCIAMRIKGETPEEMAGFLDAVHERLEMLPASARPLVVLPSYNGARKLPVLTPLLALLLARNGLPVLVHGTATEDRRVSSQDVLAALDIPALQELDEIDNGQVAFAPTALLLPGLERLLDVRRTLGLRNSAHSLVKLMDPLSPVAGDSLIVGSYTHPEYAESMAATIALTGADALLLRGTEGEPVADPRRTPQMDGFLSGRAVRLQEAQGGPLTALPTLPATTEAASTAAYTRAVLSGELPVPEPIARQVEHLLHLVQQIAR from the coding sequence ATGGGCATTAGCCAATACCTCAAAGTGATCGGACGCGGCAAAGTGGGTGCACGCAACCTGCCGCGCGACCAGGCCACCGACCTGATGGGCCAGGTGCTTGACGGCACGGCCAGCGACCTTGAAGTGGGCGCCTTCTGCATCGCCATGCGTATCAAGGGCGAAACACCAGAAGAAATGGCGGGCTTCCTCGACGCCGTGCACGAGCGCCTGGAGATGCTGCCCGCCAGCGCCCGCCCGCTCGTGGTGCTGCCCAGCTACAACGGCGCGCGCAAGCTGCCCGTGCTGACCCCGCTGCTGGCCCTGCTACTGGCACGCAACGGCCTGCCCGTGCTGGTGCACGGCACGGCCACGGAAGACCGCCGCGTCTCCAGCCAGGACGTGCTGGCCGCGCTGGACATTCCGGCATTGCAGGAACTGGACGAAATCGACAACGGTCAGGTGGCCTTCGCCCCCACCGCGCTGCTGCTGCCGGGCCTGGAGCGCCTGCTGGACGTGCGCCGCACGCTGGGCCTGCGCAACAGCGCCCACAGCCTCGTCAAGCTCATGGACCCTCTCTCGCCCGTGGCGGGCGACAGCCTCATCGTGGGCAGCTACACGCACCCCGAGTACGCCGAGTCGATGGCTGCCACCATCGCCCTCACGGGCGCCGATGCCCTGCTGCTGCGCGGCACCGAAGGCGAGCCCGTGGCCGATCCGCGCCGCACGCCGCAGATGGATGGCTTTCTCTCCGGGCGCGCCGTGCGCCTGCAGGAAGCCCAGGGCGGCCCGCTGACCGCACTGCCCACACTGCCCGCCACCACCGAAGCTGCCAGCACTGCGGCCTACACCCGCGCCGTGCTCAGCGGCGAACTGCCCGTGCCCGAGCCCATCGCACGGCAGGTGGAACATCTCTTGCATCTCGTCCAACAGATTGCACGATAG
- a CDS encoding formate/nitrite transporter family protein translates to MAYLVPSEFVTKMVDAGESKVYMSTRDTLIRAYMAGAILSLAAVFAVSATVMTGSALVGAILFPVGFCMLYLLGFDLLTGVFVLTPLAWLDKRPGVTVKGVLRNWGLVFVGNFLGALTVAFMMAFIFTYGFSVPPNEVGTKIGHIGEARTLGYAQHGLMGWITIFIRGMLCNWMVSTGVVGAMISTTVSGKVIAMWMPVMVFFAMTFEHSVVNMFLFPSGLMMGGNFSILDYFLWNEIPVVLGNLVGGLAFTGLTLYVTHIRTAPKRKLV, encoded by the coding sequence ATGGCCTACCTCGTCCCTTCCGAATTCGTCACCAAGATGGTGGATGCCGGTGAATCCAAGGTCTACATGTCCACCCGCGACACCCTGATTCGCGCGTATATGGCGGGCGCCATCCTGTCGCTGGCAGCCGTGTTTGCCGTCTCGGCCACCGTCATGACAGGCTCGGCGCTGGTGGGCGCCATCCTGTTCCCCGTGGGGTTTTGCATGCTCTACCTGCTGGGCTTCGATCTGCTGACCGGCGTGTTCGTGCTCACCCCGCTGGCCTGGCTCGACAAGCGCCCCGGCGTCACGGTCAAGGGGGTGCTGCGCAACTGGGGGCTAGTTTTTGTCGGCAATTTTCTGGGGGCGCTGACCGTGGCCTTCATGATGGCCTTCATCTTCACCTACGGTTTTTCGGTGCCCCCCAACGAGGTGGGCACCAAGATCGGCCACATCGGCGAGGCGCGCACCCTGGGCTATGCGCAACACGGCTTGATGGGCTGGATCACCATCTTCATCCGCGGCATGCTGTGCAACTGGATGGTGTCCACCGGCGTGGTGGGGGCCATGATTTCCACCACCGTCAGCGGCAAGGTCATCGCCATGTGGATGCCGGTGATGGTGTTTTTTGCCATGACCTTCGAGCACTCGGTGGTGAACATGTTTCTGTTCCCCTCGGGCCTGATGATGGGCGGCAACTTCTCCATCCTCGACTACTTCCTCTGGAACGAAATCCCCGTGGTGCTGGGCAACCTGGTCGGCGGCCTGGCGTTTACCGGGCTCACGCTCTACGTCACGCACATCCGCACGGCCCCCAAGCGCAAGCTGGTCTGA
- a CDS encoding DUF4124 domain-containing protein: protein MHQIRCAVCALALGFLAPAWAINKCTASDGKVSFQDAPCEGQGEKIEVRPVVKGAAPIQPPRSITQEGAFGPTWQRKNYLQAQGIPQARAALERNQSECAAASAEAVAHAGPLRRGNLPQGSQFVQELEAASTKDKAACEARSEELRKQLKALEKELEGL, encoded by the coding sequence ATGCATCAAATCCGCTGTGCCGTCTGCGCTCTGGCGCTGGGCTTTTTGGCCCCGGCGTGGGCCATCAACAAATGCACCGCCTCCGATGGCAAGGTGTCTTTCCAAGACGCACCCTGCGAAGGCCAGGGCGAGAAGATTGAAGTGCGGCCAGTCGTAAAGGGCGCCGCCCCCATCCAGCCCCCGCGTTCCATCACCCAAGAAGGCGCGTTCGGGCCGACCTGGCAGCGCAAGAACTACCTACAAGCCCAGGGCATCCCGCAGGCGCGCGCGGCACTTGAGCGTAACCAGAGTGAATGCGCGGCGGCGTCGGCAGAGGCCGTCGCCCACGCGGGGCCGCTGCGGCGCGGCAACCTGCCGCAAGGCTCCCAGTTCGTGCAAGAGCTGGAGGCGGCCAGCACCAAGGACAAGGCTGCCTGCGAGGCGCGCTCCGAGGAGCTACGCAAGCAGCTCAAGGCGCTGGAGAAGGAGCTGGAAGGACTCTGA
- a CDS encoding bifunctional protein-serine/threonine kinase/phosphatase: MADTLRVHIGQHSDKGHQEINQDFHGACVPEGPALASKGVALALADGISSSDVSHIASAAAVHALLQDYYCTSDAWSVRRSVQCVLAATNFWLYAQDRNGPHRFDADRGHVCTLSALVLKSATAHLFHVGDARIYRVQGKALEQLTQDHRVQLPGGHSHLARAMGFHPQLDIDYRALSVEPGDTFVLATDGVHEHVPAPFILQTLQDHACDLDQAARAIVAEALHRGSPDNLTLQVVRIDALPLQDSSELQRQRAALRLPPILAPRDTLDGYQIVRELHASHRSHIYLAMAPESGEQVVLKTPSIDLQSDEDALDRFLLEEWIARRIHSPHVLRAVASTHRREHLFVALEHVQGQTLAQWMIDHPRPALAEVRSIVVQIARGLQAFHRREMLHQDLRPENIMIDHTGTVKIIDFGAVHVAGLAETAVHGDSTAILGTVQYTAPEYFWGGPSTPQSDLFSLGVITYQMLTGRLPYGTQMAGLRSRAALTRLRYASALHDESRPIPAWIDAVLERAVHPNPLKRQAELSEFVHELHQPGAATLARTRPPLAERNPLMFWRATALVLAITVIALLGVLHARG; the protein is encoded by the coding sequence GTGGCCGACACCCTGCGCGTGCACATCGGTCAGCATTCGGACAAGGGCCACCAGGAGATCAACCAGGATTTCCATGGCGCCTGCGTCCCCGAAGGCCCGGCCCTGGCCAGCAAGGGCGTGGCCCTGGCGCTGGCCGACGGCATCAGCAGCAGCGACGTCAGCCACATCGCCAGCGCAGCCGCCGTGCATGCATTGCTGCAGGACTACTACTGCACGTCCGACGCCTGGAGCGTGCGCCGCTCGGTGCAGTGCGTGCTGGCCGCCACCAACTTCTGGCTGTACGCACAAGACCGCAATGGCCCCCACCGCTTCGATGCCGACCGGGGCCATGTGTGCACCCTCAGCGCACTGGTTCTCAAGTCGGCCACCGCGCACCTGTTCCATGTGGGTGATGCACGCATCTACCGCGTGCAGGGCAAGGCGCTGGAGCAGCTCACGCAGGACCATCGCGTGCAACTGCCCGGTGGCCACAGCCACCTGGCCCGCGCCATGGGTTTTCACCCCCAGCTCGACATCGATTACCGCGCGCTGTCCGTCGAGCCTGGCGACACCTTCGTGCTGGCCACGGATGGCGTGCACGAGCATGTGCCCGCCCCCTTCATCCTCCAGACGCTGCAGGACCACGCGTGCGACCTGGACCAGGCCGCACGCGCCATCGTGGCCGAGGCACTGCACCGGGGCAGCCCCGACAACCTGACGCTGCAGGTGGTGCGCATCGACGCACTGCCCCTGCAGGACAGCAGCGAACTGCAGCGCCAGCGCGCGGCCCTGCGCCTGCCGCCGATACTGGCCCCGCGCGACACCCTGGACGGCTACCAGATCGTGCGCGAGCTACATGCCAGCCACCGCAGCCACATCTACCTGGCCATGGCCCCGGAAAGCGGCGAACAGGTGGTGCTCAAGACCCCTTCCATCGACCTGCAAAGCGACGAGGACGCCCTTGACCGCTTTCTGCTGGAGGAATGGATTGCCCGCCGCATCCACAGCCCCCATGTACTGCGGGCCGTGGCCAGCACCCACCGGCGCGAGCACCTGTTTGTCGCACTAGAGCATGTGCAGGGCCAGACACTGGCGCAGTGGATGATCGACCACCCCCGCCCCGCGCTTGCCGAGGTGCGCAGCATCGTGGTGCAGATCGCACGCGGCCTGCAGGCCTTTCACCGCAGGGAGATGCTGCACCAGGACCTGCGCCCCGAGAACATCATGATCGACCACACCGGCACGGTGAAGATCATCGACTTTGGTGCGGTGCACGTGGCCGGGCTGGCTGAGACCGCCGTACACGGTGACAGCACGGCCATTCTGGGCACCGTGCAATACACCGCGCCCGAATATTTCTGGGGCGGGCCCAGCACACCGCAATCAGACCTTTTTTCACTCGGCGTCATCACCTACCAGATGCTCACCGGGCGCCTGCCCTACGGCACCCAGATGGCGGGCCTGCGCAGCCGCGCCGCCCTCACGCGGCTGCGCTATGCCAGTGCACTGCACGACGAAAGCCGGCCCATTCCCGCCTGGATCGATGCCGTGCTGGAACGTGCGGTGCACCCCAACCCGCTCAAACGCCAGGCCGAGCTGTCCGAGTTCGTGCACGAACTGCACCAACCCGGCGCAGCCACCCTGGCCCGCACGCGCCCGCCCTTGGCCGAGCGCAATCCGCTGATGTTCTGGCGCGCCACGGCATTGGTGCTGGCGATCACCGTCATCGCGCTGCTGGGTGTGCTCCACGCGCGGGGCTGA
- the hpaI gene encoding 4-hydroxy-2-oxoheptanedioate aldolase, which translates to MPAHNPFKSALAAGQPQIGLWLSMADAYLAEVAATARFDWLLIDGEHAPNDLRSMLAALQAIAPYPSHPVVRVPQGDTALIKQVLDIGARSLLVPMVDTAEQARAIAAATQYPPQGVRGVGSAVARSSLWTSRADYMDIADDEICLLVQAETVTAMHNLPEICAVQGVHGVFIGPADLSASMGHRSNPGHPEVQAAIDKAIATIVASGKAAGILTSDPALAQHYLQLGCTFVAVGVDVLVFAQAARQLRAQFGAHPLSAAVKATSAAY; encoded by the coding sequence ATGCCCGCCCACAATCCCTTTAAATCCGCCCTGGCCGCAGGCCAGCCCCAGATCGGCCTGTGGCTCTCCATGGCGGACGCCTACCTCGCAGAAGTGGCCGCCACGGCCCGCTTCGACTGGCTGCTGATCGACGGCGAACACGCCCCCAACGACCTGCGCAGCATGCTGGCGGCGCTGCAGGCCATCGCGCCCTACCCTTCGCACCCCGTGGTGCGTGTGCCGCAGGGCGACACAGCCCTCATCAAACAGGTGCTCGACATCGGCGCCAGGTCGCTGCTGGTGCCCATGGTGGACACGGCCGAGCAGGCCCGCGCCATCGCTGCAGCCACACAGTACCCGCCGCAGGGCGTGCGCGGCGTGGGCAGCGCCGTGGCGCGCTCGTCGCTATGGACCAGTCGCGCCGACTACATGGACATTGCCGATGACGAAATATGCCTGCTGGTGCAGGCCGAAACCGTCACCGCGATGCACAACCTGCCCGAAATCTGCGCGGTGCAAGGCGTGCACGGCGTCTTCATCGGCCCGGCAGACCTGTCCGCCTCCATGGGCCACCGCAGCAACCCGGGCCACCCCGAAGTGCAAGCCGCCATCGACAAGGCCATCGCCACCATTGTGGCCAGCGGCAAGGCGGCCGGCATCCTCACATCGGACCCCGCGCTGGCCCAGCACTACCTGCAATTGGGCTGCACTTTTGTGGCAGTGGGCGTAGATGTGCTGGTGTTTGCCCAAGCGGCGCGCCAGTTGCGCGCGCAGTTTGGTGCCCATCCCCTGTCCGCTGCTGTCAAGGCCACGAGCGCTGCGTACTGA
- the pmbA gene encoding metalloprotease PmbA yields MNHTHSSADTGFSYSRPFFEQLVDHALAHAKKLGATDAGAEASEGCGLSVGVRKGELETVERNRDKSLGVTVYIGHRRGNASTSDFSSAAIERTVQAAYDIARFTAADPMAGLPDADDIAPPETHRDLDLFHPWALTSEEATRIALECEAAAFATHRRITNSEGAGVSAQQSHFFSAHTRGFRGGYATSRHSLSVSPIASLPGKNGEMQRDAWYSSQRSAAELAAPAAIGRYAAQRALSRLGSRKIATTECPVLFESSLAAGLLGGFVQAISGGALYRKSTFLLDSLGKPVFPAHIDILEDPFILCGKGSSPFDEEGVRVQPRKVVDAGRVQGYFLSSYSARKLGMKTTGNAGGSHNLVLTSRRTKKGDDLDAMLKKLGTGLFVVELMGQGVNYVTGDYSRGASGFWVENGEIAFPVHEITIAGNLKTMLKGIVAVGADTYNYGAKTVGSILVNRMTVAGS; encoded by the coding sequence ATGAACCATACGCATTCCTCCGCCGACACGGGCTTCAGCTATTCCCGCCCGTTTTTTGAACAACTCGTGGACCATGCCCTGGCGCACGCCAAGAAGCTGGGCGCCACCGATGCGGGTGCCGAGGCCTCCGAAGGGTGCGGCCTCTCCGTGGGCGTGCGCAAGGGCGAGCTGGAAACCGTGGAGCGCAACCGCGACAAATCGCTGGGCGTGACGGTCTACATCGGCCACCGCCGGGGCAATGCCAGCACGTCCGATTTTTCGTCCGCCGCGATCGAGCGCACGGTGCAAGCCGCCTACGACATCGCCCGTTTCACCGCCGCAGACCCGATGGCCGGCCTGCCGGATGCCGACGACATCGCCCCGCCGGAAACCCACCGCGATCTTGACCTTTTCCATCCCTGGGCCTTGACCAGCGAAGAGGCGACGCGCATCGCGCTCGAATGCGAGGCGGCAGCGTTTGCCACTCACCGGCGCATCACCAACAGTGAAGGCGCGGGCGTGTCGGCGCAGCAAAGCCATTTTTTCAGCGCGCACACGCGGGGCTTTCGCGGTGGCTATGCCACTTCGCGCCACAGCCTGTCGGTCTCGCCCATTGCCTCGCTGCCGGGCAAGAACGGCGAAATGCAGCGCGACGCCTGGTACAGCTCCCAGCGCAGCGCGGCCGAACTGGCAGCGCCTGCCGCGATAGGCCGCTATGCGGCCCAGCGGGCCCTGTCCCGCCTGGGTAGCCGCAAAATCGCCACCACCGAATGCCCGGTGCTGTTCGAGTCATCGCTGGCCGCAGGCCTGCTGGGCGGTTTTGTGCAGGCCATCAGCGGCGGTGCGCTGTACCGCAAGAGCACATTCCTGCTCGATTCGCTGGGCAAGCCGGTTTTTCCTGCGCATATCGACATTCTTGAAGATCCGTTCATCCTGTGCGGCAAGGGCAGCTCGCCGTTTGACGAAGAAGGCGTGCGCGTGCAGCCCCGCAAGGTGGTGGACGCCGGGCGCGTGCAGGGCTACTTCCTCAGCAGCTATTCGGCCCGCAAGCTGGGCATGAAAACCACCGGCAACGCCGGTGGCTCGCACAACCTGGTGCTGACATCGCGCCGTACCAAAAAAGGCGACGATCTGGACGCCATGCTGAAAAAGCTGGGGACCGGCCTGTTCGTGGTCGAACTCATGGGCCAGGGTGTCAATTACGTGACGGGCGACTACTCCCGCGGCGCCAGCGGTTTCTGGGTGGAAAACGGCGAGATCGCCTTCCCGGTGCACGAGATCACCATCGCAGGCAACCTCAAGACCATGCTCAAGGGCATTGTGGCCGTGGGTGCCGACACCTATAACTACGGTGCCAAGACCGTGGGGTCGATTCTGGTCAATCGCATGACGGTGGCTGGGAGCTGA
- a CDS encoding NAD(P)/FAD-dependent oxidoreductase, with amino-acid sequence MPTLPFFDTVIVGAGAAGLFCAGQAGQRGLKVLLIDHAQTVAEKIRISGGGRCNFTNRDLDPTAPHKYFVGQNPQFCRSALSRYTPADFIALLQKHGIAFHEKHKGQLFADRSAEDIIAMLLAECAAGGVTHWQPCSVKKIAFLASRAEDTSAGSYQIDTDRGTVQARSVVVATGGLSIPKIGATDFGYRLAQQFGIPLIERRPGLVPLTFDGDAWAPYAQLAGLALPVQISTGIQEGPHAPPLRGSLPPEGAAFALGRPSGKRKTRMAFDEDLLFTHRGLSGPAVLQISSYWQEGTPLSINLAPGADLPAALAQAKLRSRKLLANELAQWVPSRLADAWAAQSSDWQRPVAEASDKALARLAEQLAHWQLTPTGTEGYKKAEVTLGGIDTRALSQQTMESKAQSGLYFIGEVVDITGWLGGYNFQWAWASAHACAQALPAA; translated from the coding sequence GTGCCGACGCTTCCCTTTTTTGATACCGTGATCGTCGGCGCAGGCGCCGCCGGTTTGTTTTGCGCAGGCCAGGCGGGCCAGCGTGGCCTCAAGGTGCTGCTCATTGACCATGCGCAGACAGTGGCCGAGAAGATCCGCATCTCGGGCGGCGGGCGTTGCAACTTCACCAACCGCGATCTCGACCCCACGGCCCCGCACAAATACTTTGTGGGGCAGAACCCGCAGTTTTGCCGCTCAGCCCTGTCACGCTATACCCCGGCAGACTTCATCGCCCTGCTGCAAAAGCACGGCATCGCGTTCCACGAAAAGCACAAAGGCCAGTTATTTGCCGACCGCTCGGCCGAGGACATCATCGCCATGCTGCTGGCCGAATGCGCCGCAGGTGGCGTGACGCACTGGCAACCCTGCAGTGTCAAAAAAATAGCCTTTTTGGCTTCTAGGGCAGAAGATACAAGCGCTGGAAGCTATCAAATTGATACTGATCGCGGCACGGTGCAGGCGCGCAGCGTGGTCGTGGCCACAGGCGGGCTTTCCATTCCAAAAATCGGCGCCACTGATTTTGGCTACCGGCTCGCACAGCAGTTCGGCATTCCGCTCATCGAACGCCGCCCCGGCCTGGTGCCGCTCACCTTCGACGGCGACGCCTGGGCGCCTTACGCGCAGCTCGCCGGCCTGGCGCTGCCGGTGCAGATCAGCACGGGAATCCAGGAAGGCCCCCACGCTCCACCGCTTCGCGGGTCGCTGCCCCCCGAGGGGGCCGCTTTTGCCTTGGGGCGACCCAGCGGCAAAAGAAAAACGCGCATGGCTTTTGACGAAGATCTGCTGTTCACGCACCGGGGGCTGTCGGGCCCGGCGGTGCTGCAAATCTCCAGCTACTGGCAGGAGGGCACGCCGCTGTCCATCAACCTGGCACCGGGGGCCGACCTGCCTGCCGCGCTGGCGCAGGCCAAGCTGCGATCACGCAAACTGCTGGCCAATGAACTGGCGCAGTGGGTGCCCAGCCGCCTGGCCGACGCCTGGGCTGCGCAAAGCAGCGACTGGCAGCGCCCCGTGGCCGAGGCCTCGGACAAGGCCCTGGCGCGGCTGGCAGAGCAACTGGCGCACTGGCAGCTCACGCCCACCGGCACCGAGGGCTACAAAAAGGCCGAGGTCACGCTGGGCGGCATCGACACGCGCGCCCTGTCGCAACAAACCATGGAGAGCAAGGCGCAAAGCGGCCTGTACTTCATTGGCGAGGTGGTGGACATCACCGGCTGGCTGGGGGGCTATAACTTTCAGTGGGCCTGGGCCAGTGCACATGCGTGCGCGCAAGCGTTGCCTGCCGCTTGA